The Archocentrus centrarchus isolate MPI-CPG fArcCen1 chromosome 3, fArcCen1, whole genome shotgun sequence sequence AAAGTGCGACCCGTGCCCCTTATCTTCCACCTCGCGCCCCTGGTCTTCCCACCCGGTGCCCCTCTTTCTAACACGAACACACGAGTGCTGCCGTTCCGAACGTCCGGACGCGGGCCGGGACAGCGTCGGGTGCACCGACGAGGAGGGTTGTGCGCAAAGGCGGTCGCAGGAGTCTGAGCTTCGGACATGTCGTTCGGGGTACCGAGACGAGAGGAAAGAGCTCTTTGCGGTGTCTCTGTGCCCTTTGAGCTGTCCTGAACCTTTGAAATTGCAAAGTACGGGCCCGTGCCCCTTGTCTTCCTCCGGGTGCCCCCATGAGGGAATACCAGGGGTGCGAGGTGGATGATAAGGGGCACGGCCCAGCACTTTGCATTGCGGTAGTGCAAGGTAAGCGCCCGTGCCCCTTATCTTCCTCCCGGTGCCCCATCAGGGAAAACAAGGGGCACCGGGTGGAAGATAAGGGGCACGGTTTGCACTTTGCATTGCGATAGTGCAAAGCATTGGCCCGTGCCCCTTATCTTCCACCTCGCGCCCCTGGTCTTCCCACCCGGTGCCCCCCTTCAGCGGGGGCACCGGGAGGAAGATAAGGGGCACAGCCCTAAACCTTGCATTGCGATAGTGCAAGGTAATGGCCCGTGCCCCTTATCTTCCACCTCGCGCCCCTGGTTTTCCCTTATGGGGGCACCGGGTGGAAGATAAGGGGCACGGCCCTGCACTTTGCATTGCGATAGTGCAAGGTAATGGCTCGTGCCCCTTATCTTCCACCTCGCGCCCCTGGTTTTCCCTCATGGGGGCACTGGGAGGAAGATAAGGGGCACGGCCCTAAACCTTGCATTGCGATAGTGCAAGGTAATGGCCTGTGCCCCTTTTCTTCCTCCCGGTGCCCCCATGAGGGAAAACAAGGGGCACTGGGTGGAAGATAAGGGGCACGGCCCCGTAATGGCCCGTGCCCCTTGTTTTCCCTCCCTGGTTTTCCCTCATGGGGGCACCGGGAGGAAGATAAGGGGCACTGTGTGCAAGATGAGGGGCATGgcagaaattattaaaaaattatgaacacatgGCATGTTtgttcaaaatgttttatttttcttaacacTATAAAGatgtaacaaaatatatatatttttaaaatttttctaACATAAACTAACTGTATAAACATTATGAAAAACAGTCACGCACTTAAAACAGCACTGATTAGAAGTGTAAAACTTGCAAACACTATGAAAAACACCTGAACAGTCACGCATATAAAGCAGCTTTGATTAGAAGTGTAAAACTTGCAAACATTATGAAAAACACCTGAACAGTCACGCATATAAAACAGCACTGATTAGAAGTGTAAAACTTGCAAACATTATGAAAAACACCTGAACAGTCAAGCATATAAAGCAGCACTGATTAGAAGTGTAAAACTTGCAAACATTATGAAAAACACCTGAACAGTCACGCATATAAAACAGCACTGATTAGAAGTGTAAAACTTGCAAACATTATGAAAAACACCTGAACAGTCACGCATATAAAGCAGCACTGATTAGAAGTGTAAAACTTGCaaacattatgaaaaatatCTGAACTGTCACACGAACATCACACCACAAGATCCCAACTACAAGCCAGTGTGTTTCCTAAGCACACGTTTGACCTTCTGGCTGGCCTCTCTGGTCCTCTGGACCCTCAGATTTGCCGTCTTAAGCGGACTGGGAGTCCGCTTAAGACGGGAGTTGGAGTTGGACGAAGCGGTGGTCTCCCTCTGTCTTTTTGCGGTCTTTTTCCCACCCCTTTTAGCCTGCGCGGTTCCGCTTGGGCCGGGAAGGGCGGTGTCCGACGGGCCAGGTGCGTCCTCTGGCTCGGACGGCGTCAGCCGTTTTGGGTCGAGCGCTACGGCGCGACTTGGCGTGGGCATGAGGTCTAGACCGGAAAGCATCCTCTCCATGGTCTTTCGTACCTCCATGGCGTCTGACAGGTTGGGGTTCCTGGTGTAGAACCGGTCAGTCGTCCTGGTGTCGTGGCACATTGAGAAGGACACTTTCCGTCTCTGCTCCTCGGGCAGCAGCGACTTTGCCTGAAAAAGGGGCAAGCGAGTTAGGATTGTTTTAAAGTGTAACGTATGAATATCCTGTGTGAAGAAGATACGACGATGCACTCACTCCGTCTGCCAGGGCCGTCCTGATGAGGGTGAAGTTAATTTCCCCCTTTAGGCCCATTTTGTCCCACGCCATCTGGAGGTACCTGTTCACGTTTTTGAAGGGATGCTTGCCCAGAGTGAACAGGACGTAGCGATTTCTGGACCTCACGGTACGCTTTATAGCCAGAAGACGCCTGATCCAGTCAAATTCAGCACGAGTCACAGCCAGGTTGGCCTCCCCGAACCTGACGGTGGTCTTGTGGTCAGCCACCTGTTGCAACGGAGAAGCAAGGATATGGTGTCTATTTCCGTGCTGTCTGCGGCCACAGGGCAGCCTCCGCGAGTGGCAGTGAACTTACCCTAATGAGGACTCCCTGGTCTGTCAGTTTTTTCTCCGAGGCGACGACCTCGTCCTCCTTCATATTAATGAAGACGCTGGGCTTGTGGCCGCTCATGCAGGCCCAGTACGCGGTCAGGTACCCATACAGGAGGTAGCGGGTGGTTGTTTGCCT is a genomic window containing:
- the LOC115778162 gene encoding uncharacterized protein LOC115778162 is translated as MRNSGKKITTVRYYLHNIAQFLEYLLNVRPKHMKLTLEQNREILQLVEKARKETSRDIVVHQNRVKRKKMDQIPDAETIRTCLRVAPAAISDLLDKLEADSRQTTTRYLLYGYLTAYWACMSGHKPSVFINMKEDEVVASEKKLTDQGVLIRVADHKTTVRFGEANLAVTRAEFDWIRRLLAIKRTVRSRNRYVLFTLGKHPFKNVNRYLQMAWDKMGLKGEINFTLIRTALADGAKSLLPEEQRRKVSFSMCHDTRTTDRFYTRNPNLSDAMEVRKTMERMLSGLDLMPTPSRAVALDPKRLTPSEPEDAPGPSDTALPGPSGTAQAKRGGKKTAKRQRETTASSNSNSRLKRTPSPLKTANLRVQRTREASQKVKRVLRKHTGL